From the Solibacillus sp. FSL R5-0449 genome, one window contains:
- the atpB gene encoding F0F1 ATP synthase subunit A codes for MDHTAPELDLDLGFMTLTFNLSTVLTLLVAAVIVFIIAFVSTRTLALKPTGMQNFMEWVMDFVKNIIKSNMDWKTGGRFHILGITLIMFIAVSNLLGLPMGGILYGHDLWWKSPTADPVVTMTLASMVLVLTQYYGVKMQGTGGYAKTFFQPMSFMFPLKVIEEFANTLTLGLRLYGNIYAGEILLTLLTGLAVSSAFGFFGAIVPMMAWMGFSIFIGFIQAFIFTMLTMVYMAHKVSTDH; via the coding sequence ATGGATCATACAGCTCCAGAGCTAGATTTGGATTTAGGCTTTATGACGCTTACTTTCAACTTATCTACAGTACTAACTCTCTTAGTAGCTGCAGTCATCGTATTTATTATCGCGTTTGTATCAACACGTACACTTGCGTTAAAACCGACTGGTATGCAGAACTTCATGGAATGGGTTATGGATTTCGTGAAAAATATTATTAAGAGTAATATGGACTGGAAAACTGGTGGGCGCTTCCACATTCTAGGGATTACATTAATTATGTTCATTGCAGTGTCCAACTTACTTGGTTTACCAATGGGTGGTATTCTGTACGGCCATGATTTATGGTGGAAATCACCAACAGCCGATCCAGTTGTTACAATGACATTAGCTTCGATGGTTCTAGTTTTAACACAGTATTACGGCGTAAAAATGCAAGGTACTGGCGGTTATGCTAAAACATTCTTCCAACCAATGTCGTTTATGTTCCCGTTAAAAGTTATTGAAGAGTTTGCAAATACGTTAACTCTAGGTCTACGTCTTTACGGTAACATTTATGCCGGCGAGATTTTACTAACGTTACTAACTGGTTTAGCAGTTTCAAGTGCGTTTGGTTTCTTCGGTGCAATCGTACCAATGATGGCGTGGATGGGATTCTCGATTTTCATCGGATTTATCCAAGCTTTCATTTTCACAATGTTAACGATGGTATACATGGCTCACAAAGTGAGTACAGACCATTAA
- a CDS encoding ATP synthase subunit I, whose translation MLNLHHVFAMQKKAFFFLLAVCTLGWGFSPYDSIFAGIALGAFFGTYNFWILLRRMEKFDRSISEGTKVASIGTALRFGSGVAAVAIAISLPQYFHLISTVIGLMIPYIFLVVERVVHHIKSH comes from the coding sequence ATGCTAAATTTGCATCACGTTTTTGCAATGCAGAAGAAAGCGTTCTTTTTTTTGCTTGCTGTTTGTACGTTAGGCTGGGGATTTTCGCCATATGATTCTATATTTGCTGGTATAGCCCTAGGTGCGTTCTTTGGTACGTATAATTTTTGGATTTTACTTCGACGTATGGAAAAATTTGACCGTTCCATTAGTGAAGGGACAAAAGTAGCATCTATCGGTACAGCGCTTCGCTTTGGATCAGGTGTTGCCGCAGTCGCAATCGCAATATCGTTGCCACAATATTTTCACTTAATAAGCACGGTCATTGGGCTGATGATTCCGTACATCTTTTTAGTAGTAGAAAGAGTAGTACATCATATAAAAAGCCACTAA
- the atpE gene encoding F0F1 ATP synthase subunit C yields MVGSVGLLAAAIAIGLAALGAGIGNGLIVSKTVEGIARQPEARGALQTTMFIGVALVEALPIIAVVIAFIVMNQ; encoded by the coding sequence ATGGTAGGTTCAGTAGGTTTATTAGCAGCAGCAATCGCAATCGGTTTAGCAGCACTAGGTGCAGGTATTGGTAACGGTTTAATCGTTTCAAAAACAGTAGAAGGTATCGCTCGTCAACCAGAAGCACGTGGCGCACTTCAAACTACAATGTTCATCGGGGTTGCATTAGTAGAAGCATTACCGATCATCGCAGTAGTAATCGCATTCATCGTAATGAACCAATAG